From one Humulus lupulus chromosome 8, drHumLupu1.1, whole genome shotgun sequence genomic stretch:
- the LOC133794848 gene encoding ubiquinol oxidase 4, chloroplastic/chromoplastic gives MAAPLSSPVFPISASRSSFSSSKLKNYSFNSAFSSYSFCPIGYNSRSAPPCLSRKLYRVHANLLQDNEDKVGVEESFQTKTSSQDEVKGSSGEPSESPSSSTLESWVIKFEQSVNVLLTDSVIKILDTLYHDRNYARFYVLETIARVPYFAFMSVLHLYETFGWWRRADYLKVHFAESWNEMHHLLIMEELGGNSLWFDRFLAQHIAVFYYFMIVFMYIVSPRMAYHFSECVESHAYSTYDKFIKAQGDELKKLPASEIAVKYYTGDDLYLFDEFQTSRPPNSRRPTIENLYDVFLNIRDDEAEHCKTMKACQTHGNLRSPHSYPEGEFKDEAICVLPQADCEGVVDCIKKSVSTKQI, from the exons ATGGCGGCCCCTTTGTCTTCTCCAGTCTTTCCTATCTCGGCCTCGCGCTCTTCTTTTTCATCTTCGAAACTAAAGAACTATAGTTTCAATTCCGCTTTTTCTTCCTACTCCTTCTGCCCTATTGGTTACAATTCTCGCTCTGCTCCTCCATGTCTTTCTAG GAAGTTATATAGAGTCCACGCTAACCTTTTGCAAGATAATGAGGACAAAGTGGGAGTGGAGGAGTCCTTTCAGACCAAAACTTCATCCCAGGATGAAGTGAAAGGAAGCAGTGGAGAACCATCAGAGAGCCCATCTTCCAGTACTTTGGAAAGTTGGGTCATCAAGTTTGAGCAATCCGTTAACGTATTGCTAACG GACTCGGTGATAAAGATACTCGACACCTTGTATCATGACAGAAATTATGCCAGGTTCTACGTTCTAGAAACTATTGCCAGAGTCCCTTACTTTG CTTTTATGTCTGTTCTACACTTGTATGAGACCTTTGGTTGGTGGAGAAGAGCAGATTATTTGAAAGTGCATTTTGCTGAGAGCTGGAATGAGATGCACCACTTACTTATCATGGAG GAACTGGGGGGAAATTCTTTGTGGTTTGATCGCTTTCTTGCTCAACACATTGCGGTTTTTTACTATTTTATGATTGTCTTTATGTATATAGTAAGCCCAAGAATGGCAT ATCACTTTTCCGAATGCGTAGAGAGCCATGCATATTCAACCTATGACAAATTCATCAAGGCTCAAGGAG ATGAGTTGAAAAAGTTGCCTGCATCCGAGATTGCTGTAAAATACTACACTGGAGACGATTTGTATTTATTTG ATGAATTTCAAACTTCTAGGCCCCCAAATTCTCGGAGGCCAACTATAG AGAACCTTTATGATGTCTTTCTCAACATAAGAGATGATGAAGCTGAACATTGCAAGACCATGAAGGCCTGCCAAACTCATGGTAACCTCCGGTCCCCTCATTCATACCCAGAAGGCGAATTCAAAGATGAAGCTATTTGTGTACTACCTCAAGCAGATTGTGAAGGTGTTGTAGATTGTATAAAAAAATCTGTCTCAACAAAGCAAATTTAA
- the LOC133794846 gene encoding uncharacterized protein LOC133794846, whose product MEDERLGLLYSKPSIHGGKELKKFGSFLKWVCVDQSSLWRAGLSWSVFVVFAIGVPVASHFLLACPTCDADHSRPYHVPAQISLSLYATVSFFCLSRWARKYGLRKFLFIEKLCETSEKVRQRYEDFVQESLKFLVAIILLYSAAEFAYKIWWYVSGAKEIPYFGNLILSETLFCMLELFSWLYRITLIFLVCVLFRLICYLQILRLEDFARVFQKETEVGLILIEHLSIRRNLRTISHRYRLFILFSLLLVTLSQLIALLMVTKSSSHVNIYKAGELAICSTSIVTGLYICLRSATKVSHKAQSLTGLAAKWHVCATVNSFDSLDEETPTAAMTMTQLSSGQVFPIGSSVYESDDESGSGDDDDGLNDTKLVPIFTHTISFHKRQSLVTYLENNKAGITVFGFMLDRTWLHSIFGIQLALLLWLLNKTIGIS is encoded by the exons ATGGAAGATGAAAGACTAGGCCTGCTATACTCGAAGCCCAGCATCCATGGCGGGAAGGAATTGAAGAAGTTCGGATCATTCCTTAAATGGGTCTGCGTGGACCAGTCCAGTCTATGGCGGGCCGGGTTGTCCTGGTCCGTTTTTGTTGTCTTCGCCATTGGTGTACCTGTGGCGTCTCACTTCCTCCTCGCCTGTCCGACATGCGACGCCGACCATAGCCGGCCGTACCATGTGCCAGCGCAGATATCGCTCTCGCTATACGCAACGGTGTCGTTTTTTTGTCTGTCTCGTTGGGCTCGTAAGTATGGGCTGAGGAAGTTTCTCTTCATTGAAAAATTGTGCGAAACCAGCGAGAAGGTCCGCCAAAGGTATGAAGACTTTGTTCAG GAATCGTTGAAGTTTCTGGTAGCGATCATCCTTCTCTACTCTGCTGCCGAGTTTGCATACAAAATATGGTGGTACGTCTCAGGCGCCAAGGAAATCCCATATTTCGGCAACCTCATTCTTAGCGAGACACTTTTCTGCATGTTAGAGCTCTTTTCATGGCTATATCGAATCACATTAATCTTCCTTGTCTGCGTTCTCTTCCGGCTTATCTGCTATCTTCAAATACTACGACTAGAAGATTTTGCTCGAGTTTTTCAGAAGGAAACTGAAGTGGGTCTTATCCTAATCGAACACCTCAGCATCAGAAGAAATCTTCGGACCATTAGCCATAGATACAGACTCTTCATATTGTTCTCTCTCCTTTTAGTCACTTTAAGTCAACTCATTGCTCTGCTCATGGTAACCAAGTCAAGTTCTCATGTCAACATATATAAAGCTGGAGAACTTGCG ATATGCTCTACAAGCATAGTCACGGGGCTTTACATATGCCTGCGTAGCGCGACTAAAGTAAGTCACAAGGCGCAGTCACTTACAGGGCTGGCTGCAAAGTGGCATGTATGTGCTACTGTAAACTCTTTTGATTCTTTGGACGAGGAGACTCCAACTGCGGCGATGACGATGACCCAACTTTCATCTGGTCAAGTTTTTCCTATTGGCTCCTCCGTGTATGAGTCGGACGATGAATCAGGGAGTGGAGATGACGATGATGGTTTGAACGACACCAAATTGGTGCCAATTTTCACTCACACCATATCATTTCATAAACGCCAATCTCTAG TGACGTATTTGGAGAATAACAAAGCAGGAATCACAGTGTTTGGATTCATGCTGGACAGAACATGGCTTCACTCCATTTTTGGGATTCAACTTGCTCTTTTGCTTTGGTTGCTCAATAAGACCATTGGTATTTCGTAA